A portion of the Dissulfuribacter thermophilus genome contains these proteins:
- a CDS encoding Lrp/AsnC ligand binding domain-containing protein: protein MKAYILINTQIGKTTEVVKELSEMKEVKKLDIIMGPYDIIAEVETDNHDTLSRIVINRMQRIDAINHTMTCPVVAMEDAL, encoded by the coding sequence ATGAAAGCCTACATACTGATAAACACCCAGATAGGAAAAACAACAGAGGTGGTCAAGGAACTTTCGGAGATGAAAGAGGTAAAAAAACTTGATATCATTATGGGACCTTACGATATCATAGCAGAAGTGGAAACCGACAACCATGACACCTTATCACGGATAGTAATCAATCGCATGCAAAGAATAGATGCCATAAACCATACAATGACTTGCCCTGTTGTGGCCATGGAAGACGCCCTTTAA
- a CDS encoding chemotaxis response regulator CheY yields the protein MAIDYNMKVMIVDDFATMRRIVKNILSQIGFKNFIEADDGSTAWEILQKEPVDFIVSDWNMPKMTGLELLKKVRADERFKDIPFLMVTAEAQKENIIEAVKARVSNYIVKPFTPETLSEKIEKIFS from the coding sequence ATGGCCATTGACTATAATATGAAGGTTATGATCGTAGATGATTTTGCCACTATGAGGCGTATTGTGAAAAATATTTTGTCCCAAATAGGCTTTAAAAATTTTATTGAGGCAGACGACGGATCTACCGCTTGGGAGATCCTTCAAAAAGAGCCTGTAGATTTCATTGTATCAGATTGGAATATGCCAAAGATGACAGGGCTAGAGTTGCTCAAAAAGGTTAGGGCAGATGAGCGTTTTAAAGATATTCCATTTCTGATGGTCACTGCAGAGGCTCAAAAAGAAAATATTATTGAGGCTGTTAAGGCACGGGTTAGCAATTACATAGTAAAACCCTTTACTCCGGAAACATTGAGTGAAAAGATTGAAAAAATCTTTTCTTGA
- a CDS encoding FliA/WhiG family RNA polymerase sigma factor → MSGSSGSQKDLAEELLSKNRRLTSEERGQLILHYAPLIRYVAGRLAMRLPPHISIDDLISSGVMGLIDAIEKFDPTKKNQFKTYAEFRIRGAMLDELRSLDWVPRSLRKKASDLEKAYADLEKRLGRPAEDEEVAQALGISLDEFYQLLDQTKNVTFLDIEMIRRRLPDSNSEEDLFDLIADNGDQDPFVKLNMSEVKEILKEAIQGLPEKEKLVVSLYYYEELTMREIGEIMGYTESRISQMHTKAILRLRAKLRAFKEDLFAVAV, encoded by the coding sequence ATGTCTGGTAGCTCTGGAAGTCAAAAGGATTTAGCTGAAGAGCTATTAAGTAAAAATAGGCGGCTTACAAGTGAGGAGCGTGGACAACTCATACTCCACTATGCGCCGCTTATTCGTTATGTGGCTGGTCGATTGGCCATGCGTCTTCCTCCGCATATTTCAATAGATGATCTCATCAGCTCCGGTGTAATGGGTCTTATTGATGCCATTGAAAAATTCGATCCAACAAAAAAAAATCAGTTCAAAACCTATGCAGAATTCAGAATTAGAGGTGCCATGCTCGATGAGCTAAGATCTCTTGATTGGGTTCCTCGTTCCCTGAGAAAGAAGGCCTCTGACTTAGAAAAGGCCTATGCCGACCTGGAAAAGAGGCTTGGAAGACCGGCTGAGGATGAAGAAGTTGCCCAGGCCTTGGGGATAAGTCTGGATGAATTCTACCAACTTCTAGATCAGACAAAAAATGTCACCTTTCTAGACATTGAAATGATAAGGCGACGCCTGCCTGATAGTAACTCAGAAGAGGATCTTTTTGATTTAATAGCAGACAATGGTGACCAAGATCCCTTTGTGAAGCTCAATATGAGTGAGGTAAAAGAGATTCTCAAAGAGGCCATACAGGGACTTCCGGAAAAGGAAAAGCTAGTTGTATCTCTGTACTATTATGAAGAACTGACCATGAGGGAGATTGGTGAGATCATGGGCTATACCGAATCCAGAATATCTCAGATGCACACCAAGGCCATTCTCAGACTCAGGGCAAAGCTCAGGGCCTTTAAAGAGGATCTTTTTGCAGTTGCCGTGTAG
- a CDS encoding MinD/ParA family protein → MGSTHSVFSFSSGKGGVGKTNIVANTAIALANMGKRPLILDADLGLANIDVLLGLAPRYNIKHVLSGEKTIKDVLVEGPHGILILPAGSGVPELLDLTETQKRILLDEMETISDMIDTLLIDTAAGISDNVLYFNIASQHRIIVVTPEPTSITDAYALIKVLYTRHKVEDFCILVNWANSENDAKKVYSQLASVADRFLGPLRLEFIGFVPRDQYLQKAVLQQRAVLDMYPNASSSAAFRDLAHRINRMGQEAKPDGNIRFFWKDFLMIQ, encoded by the coding sequence GTGGGATCCACCCATAGTGTTTTTTCATTTTCAAGCGGAAAAGGCGGTGTAGGTAAGACAAATATAGTGGCCAATACGGCTATTGCCTTGGCCAATATGGGCAAAAGGCCATTAATCCTAGATGCGGACCTTGGACTGGCAAATATTGACGTGCTTTTGGGCCTGGCCCCACGCTATAATATTAAGCACGTATTATCAGGGGAAAAGACTATCAAGGACGTACTTGTTGAAGGTCCTCATGGGATTCTCATTCTTCCCGCAGGTTCAGGTGTTCCGGAACTTTTGGATCTGACTGAGACTCAAAAGAGAATTCTCCTCGATGAAATGGAAACCATATCTGATATGATTGACACGCTGCTTATAGACACTGCCGCGGGTATTTCAGACAATGTCCTCTATTTCAACATAGCAAGTCAACATAGAATAATCGTAGTCACACCAGAACCAACTTCTATTACTGACGCCTATGCACTCATCAAGGTCCTTTATACTAGGCACAAGGTCGAGGACTTTTGCATCCTGGTAAACTGGGCAAATAGTGAAAATGATGCCAAGAAGGTTTATAGTCAATTGGCATCGGTAGCAGATCGTTTCTTGGGACCGTTACGATTGGAGTTCATTGGTTTTGTCCCAAGGGATCAATATTTACAAAAAGCAGTATTGCAACAAAGGGCAGTCCTTGATATGTATCCTAATGCCTCATCGAGTGCGGCATTCCGAGATCTCGCTCACAGGATTAACAGGATGGGTCAAGAGGCCAAGCCCGATGGAAATATAAGATTTTTCTGGAAAGATTTTTTGATGATTCAATAA
- a CDS encoding ATP/GTP-binding protein, which translates to MKIQRFRARDMASAFELVKKNMGDDAVIIETGSVEGENGARLFEVVAAVDLDEVQHDEFDARSISRRKLYCTENELLSASPKFFGIIGPSGSGKTTVLLKLAFRFKQKGYRVKIVNVDNIRLGAHEALKKVSHILEIPYYNAKTPLELLRIVSASAEDEILLADFPGVNLFDEEKRDRLKRFFVATPGLKALAVMPSNMNPVDLKALVREIYEFPLCAFVLTKVDELKDRGRVREIVADLSVDVVYVSSGQRVTADFEEFKFSTLGHSSCKKRQFFLKALAKKSLRTQAKEIISGIHP; encoded by the coding sequence ATGAAGATTCAAAGATTTCGTGCAAGAGACATGGCGTCTGCCTTTGAATTGGTCAAAAAGAATATGGGCGATGACGCCGTAATTATTGAAACTGGATCCGTAGAAGGGGAAAACGGAGCACGACTATTTGAAGTAGTTGCAGCAGTGGACCTAGATGAGGTCCAGCACGACGAATTTGACGCAAGGTCAATATCAAGGCGTAAGCTCTATTGCACAGAAAATGAATTATTGAGCGCAAGTCCCAAATTTTTCGGCATTATTGGCCCATCTGGTAGTGGTAAAACCACAGTTCTTTTGAAACTTGCATTCAGATTTAAACAAAAGGGTTACAGGGTAAAGATAGTAAACGTTGATAACATACGTTTAGGCGCTCATGAGGCCCTCAAAAAGGTTTCCCATATACTTGAGATACCATATTATAATGCAAAGACTCCATTGGAATTGCTAAGGATTGTATCAGCCTCAGCAGAGGACGAAATTCTACTTGCAGACTTTCCAGGAGTTAACCTTTTTGATGAAGAAAAGAGGGATAGACTGAAAAGGTTTTTTGTAGCAACACCAGGTCTTAAGGCATTGGCAGTGATGCCTTCAAACATGAATCCAGTGGATTTAAAGGCACTTGTTCGTGAAATCTATGAATTTCCCTTATGCGCCTTTGTATTGACAAAGGTTGACGAGCTAAAAGACAGAGGCCGTGTAAGAGAAATTGTTGCGGATCTGAGTGTAGATGTTGTATATGTTTCAAGTGGTCAAAGGGTAACAGCCGACTTTGAAGAGTTTAAATTTAGTACCCTGGGCCATTCTTCATGTAAAAAGAGGCAGTTTTTTTTAAAGGCGCTTGCGAAAAAGAGTTTGAGGACGCAGGCAAAGGAGATAATCAGTGGGATCCACCCATAG
- the flhA gene encoding flagellar biosynthesis protein FlhA, giving the protein MGRITSILPIESNNLIAAGGVLAILVIMVMPVPAAAMDILLAFNFTFSLLVMLLSLYIIKPLDFPIFPSLLLLTTLFRLSLNIASTRLILLQGHTGVDAAGNIIKGFGQFVVGGNYVVGGIIFAILVIINFVVITKGAGRIAEVAARFTLDAMPGKQMAIDADLNAGLIDENEARRRRQEIAREAEFYGAMDGASKFVRGEAIAGLIIMSINIIGGFIIGVFQQDLNIGAAAQSYTLLTIGDGLVSQIPALIVSTASGILVSRAASDAGMGKEFVRQFSLNPEAMIVAAGVVAIFGMIPGLPFFPFFLLSSIFGTLAWITLREKKRHIIEEVEEEEKKAKEEKTPSGESAPEEIERLLSLDILELEVGYGLIPLVDESQGGDLLERIRSIRKQFAQEMGILIPPLHVRDNLQLNPGQYVVLIKGIDIAKGEVIMGQYLAINPGDVSKEIEGIPTKEPAFGLPAIWIPEEKREEAQLAGYTVVDPSTVIATHLAEIIRQNADELLGRQEVQRLLDALAKHHPKAVEEATQALSLGIIQKVLQHLVREKVSIRDLLTIVETLADFGPMTKDPEILTEYVRQRLGRAIVKPLVQEDGTLRVLTLDASIEDMIKGAVQHTEHGSYMSLDPGTAQRIIKAVQDACEQVTNQGHQPVILTSPQIRRHLRRLIERFIPQVVVLSHSEIPSYVKLESIGGIRLG; this is encoded by the coding sequence ATGGGCAGGATTACATCGATTCTCCCTATTGAGTCCAATAACCTTATTGCTGCTGGTGGTGTGCTGGCAATACTGGTCATCATGGTAATGCCTGTTCCGGCAGCAGCCATGGACATACTGCTTGCCTTTAACTTTACATTTAGTCTCCTTGTGATGCTTCTTTCGCTCTACATTATCAAGCCCCTTGACTTTCCTATATTTCCTAGCCTACTTCTCTTAACTACTCTATTTCGTCTATCCTTAAATATAGCCTCTACGAGACTGATCCTCCTGCAAGGGCATACAGGGGTCGATGCTGCTGGAAATATCATTAAGGGATTTGGCCAATTCGTAGTGGGTGGGAATTACGTTGTAGGTGGTATCATCTTTGCCATACTCGTCATCATTAATTTCGTTGTCATCACCAAGGGTGCTGGAAGAATAGCAGAGGTTGCAGCTCGTTTTACCTTGGATGCCATGCCAGGTAAGCAGATGGCAATTGATGCAGACCTCAATGCCGGCCTCATAGATGAGAATGAGGCTAGGCGAAGAAGGCAAGAGATTGCACGGGAAGCAGAGTTTTATGGGGCGATGGATGGTGCCAGTAAATTTGTTAGAGGCGAGGCCATAGCAGGCCTTATAATTATGTCAATCAATATCATCGGTGGTTTTATTATTGGGGTTTTTCAACAAGACCTCAATATTGGAGCTGCAGCTCAAAGCTACACGCTTTTGACTATTGGAGACGGACTTGTCTCCCAGATTCCAGCTCTCATAGTATCAACCGCCTCTGGAATCCTAGTGAGCCGCGCAGCCTCAGACGCTGGCATGGGGAAGGAGTTTGTAAGGCAATTTTCACTTAATCCAGAGGCAATGATCGTGGCAGCAGGGGTTGTAGCTATCTTTGGGATGATACCTGGTCTTCCCTTTTTTCCTTTTTTTCTTTTAAGTTCAATATTTGGTACCTTGGCCTGGATTACTCTAAGGGAGAAAAAAAGGCATATTATAGAAGAGGTGGAGGAAGAAGAAAAAAAGGCCAAGGAGGAAAAAACTCCTTCAGGTGAATCAGCCCCTGAGGAGATTGAGCGTCTTTTATCCCTGGATATATTGGAACTTGAAGTGGGTTACGGTCTGATCCCCTTAGTGGACGAATCCCAGGGAGGTGACCTTTTGGAGCGGATTCGTTCAATTAGAAAACAATTTGCACAGGAAATGGGGATACTCATTCCCCCTCTACATGTTAGGGACAATCTCCAACTGAATCCAGGGCAGTATGTAGTACTTATTAAGGGGATTGATATAGCAAAGGGCGAAGTCATTATGGGCCAATACCTAGCCATAAATCCAGGGGATGTCTCAAAGGAAATCGAAGGAATACCCACTAAAGAGCCAGCTTTCGGACTCCCTGCTATATGGATACCTGAAGAAAAAAGAGAAGAGGCACAGCTCGCAGGCTACACTGTAGTGGATCCCTCTACTGTTATTGCTACCCATCTGGCTGAGATAATACGTCAAAATGCTGACGAACTATTGGGACGCCAGGAAGTTCAAAGGCTCTTGGATGCACTGGCAAAGCATCATCCAAAGGCCGTAGAAGAGGCCACTCAGGCCTTAAGCCTTGGAATTATACAAAAGGTCCTTCAACACCTTGTTCGCGAGAAGGTGTCTATTAGAGACCTATTGACAATTGTGGAGACCTTAGCAGACTTTGGGCCAATGACCAAAGACCCGGAGATCTTGACTGAATATGTCCGGCAAAGGCTTGGTCGCGCCATTGTTAAACCCCTGGTGCAAGAAGATGGGACACTTAGGGTGCTTACATTGGATGCAAGCATTGAAGACATGATCAAAGGAGCAGTTCAACATACAGAACATGGTAGCTATATGTCACTTGATCCGGGAACAGCCCAGAGGATCATCAAGGCCGTTCAGGATGCGTGTGAGCAGGTGACAAATCAGGGGCACCAGCCTGTGATTTTGACGAGTCCTCAAATCAGAAGGCACCTAAGAAGACTCATTGAGAGGTTTATACCACAAGTAGTAGTGCTTTCTCATTCCGAAATTCCAAGTTATGTAAAACTTGAATCAATAGGAGGAATTCGTCTGGGATAA
- the flhB gene encoding flagellar biosynthesis protein FlhB: MPDESFQERTEKATPRRRQEAREKGQVAKSRELASVSVLLGGLFTLYWGSAFFYHQLTICLRYYFGRVGSISIDDTNILGVSYLIIKQLFVILAPIFLVVVVLAILSNILQFGFIFTSEPLVPKFSRINPLEGVKRLFSAQSFAELLKSLFKVAVVGYVAYVTVRAEFENIPLMLQKSPFQILAYLGQVSFAIFWKTCAVMIVLSILDYLFQRWDFEKNLRMTRQELKEEFKQTEGDPQVKSRIRSIQREMARKRMMAEVPEADVVITNPTKLAVALRYEPGAMDAPKVVAKGSGYVAQRIKDIAYEHDVPVVENKPLAQSLFRSCNVGDIIPESLYKVVAEVLAYVYRLKGKVQ, encoded by the coding sequence ATGCCTGATGAGAGCTTTCAAGAACGAACTGAAAAGGCCACTCCGCGAAGGAGGCAAGAGGCAAGAGAAAAGGGACAGGTAGCAAAGAGCAGGGAGCTTGCCTCAGTGTCCGTCCTTCTAGGTGGGCTATTTACACTGTATTGGGGGAGCGCCTTCTTTTATCACCAGTTGACTATATGCCTGCGATACTATTTTGGACGTGTTGGCAGCATAAGTATTGATGATACAAATATCCTTGGAGTTTCATATCTCATAATAAAACAGCTCTTTGTGATACTGGCGCCAATCTTTTTGGTAGTGGTGGTCCTGGCAATACTTTCAAATATACTTCAGTTTGGATTCATATTTACTAGTGAACCACTTGTGCCAAAATTTTCGCGTATCAATCCGTTAGAAGGGGTTAAGCGACTCTTTTCCGCCCAATCTTTTGCCGAACTCCTGAAGAGTCTATTTAAGGTGGCAGTGGTAGGCTATGTTGCCTATGTGACCGTGAGGGCTGAGTTTGAAAATATCCCGCTGATGTTACAGAAGAGTCCCTTTCAAATCCTGGCCTATCTTGGACAGGTCAGTTTTGCGATCTTTTGGAAGACATGTGCAGTGATGATTGTACTTTCGATTTTGGATTATCTGTTTCAGAGGTGGGACTTTGAAAAAAATCTTCGCATGACGCGTCAGGAGCTAAAAGAGGAATTCAAGCAGACCGAAGGTGATCCTCAAGTAAAGTCAAGGATCAGGAGCATACAAAGAGAGATGGCAAGGAAGCGCATGATGGCCGAAGTCCCAGAGGCCGACGTTGTGATCACTAACCCTACGAAGCTTGCTGTAGCCTTGCGATATGAGCCCGGTGCCATGGACGCTCCAAAGGTAGTAGCCAAAGGATCTGGTTATGTGGCCCAGAGGATAAAAGATATAGCCTATGAGCACGATGTCCCAGTAGTGGAAAATAAGCCCCTTGCACAGAGCCTGTTTCGGTCTTGTAATGTGGGAGACATTATTCCAGAGAGCCTTTATAAGGTTGTGGCCGAAGTTCTGGCCTATGTTTACAGGTTGAAGGGAAAGGTTCAATGA
- the fliR gene encoding flagellar biosynthetic protein FliR, with protein sequence MKEAEIYIFLIQYFEVFVLVAMRVGAIFFMMPVFSSRVLPIQVKAAFTIVVSLVLTPLVPLTPEQLPREAVQFILFVVSELFVGMSLALILRLIFAGLQTAGQMVGFQIGFSVANVVDPQSGTQSVVISQFAYLFALLLFLTANGHHYVLKVLHDSFWLLKPGELNLSQPIFDLMVELGNKMFVLSIKLMAPVMAILLLGQVALGILAKTVPQMNMLMMSFGMNVILGLFFLGITLQVFWPTLAKELDTGLKILPDLLQAFSGR encoded by the coding sequence ATGAAAGAGGCAGAAATTTACATATTTTTGATCCAATACTTTGAGGTATTCGTGCTAGTGGCCATGCGAGTCGGGGCAATTTTTTTCATGATGCCAGTGTTTAGTTCCAGGGTACTTCCAATCCAGGTAAAGGCTGCATTTACCATAGTAGTTTCCTTGGTGTTGACCCCACTTGTCCCTCTAACACCAGAGCAACTTCCAAGAGAGGCAGTTCAATTTATTCTCTTTGTAGTAAGTGAGTTGTTTGTGGGGATGAGTCTTGCCCTGATCCTAAGGCTAATATTTGCGGGGCTTCAGACAGCAGGGCAGATGGTTGGTTTTCAGATTGGATTCAGTGTTGCAAACGTCGTTGATCCTCAGTCCGGGACCCAGTCAGTGGTCATCTCGCAGTTTGCGTATCTTTTTGCCTTACTTCTCTTTCTGACAGCCAATGGTCACCATTACGTATTGAAAGTGCTCCATGACAGTTTTTGGTTGCTTAAGCCCGGCGAATTAAACCTAAGTCAACCTATTTTTGACCTCATGGTAGAACTAGGAAATAAGATGTTCGTACTGTCAATAAAGCTCATGGCCCCTGTTATGGCAATCCTCTTATTGGGGCAGGTAGCCTTGGGCATACTAGCAAAGACAGTGCCGCAAATGAATATGCTAATGATGAGTTTTGGAATGAATGTCATACTCGGACTCTTTTTCTTGGGGATAACGCTCCAGGTATTTTGGCCTACACTGGCAAAAGAACTAGATACTGGACTTAAAATTTTGCCAGACCTGCTCCAGGCCTTTTCTGGGAGATAG
- the fliQ gene encoding flagellar biosynthesis protein FliQ → MTQDFVVGLARHAIELTLIISLPMLGLGLIVGLIVSIFQAVTQIQEMTLSFVPKIVAVLLGLLFSFPWIMHKLLDFTKELIEQIPLMIR, encoded by the coding sequence ATGACACAGGATTTTGTAGTGGGCCTTGCAAGACATGCAATAGAACTTACGCTAATCATCAGTCTCCCCATGTTGGGGTTGGGACTAATTGTTGGACTCATAGTTAGCATCTTTCAGGCTGTAACCCAGATTCAGGAGATGACCCTTTCTTTTGTTCCCAAGATAGTTGCAGTGCTTTTGGGACTCCTTTTTTCCTTTCCATGGATAATGCACAAACTACTAGATTTTACAAAAGAACTTATTGAACAAATACCATTAATGATACGATGA
- the fliP gene encoding flagellar type III secretion system pore protein FliP (The bacterial flagellar biogenesis protein FliP forms a type III secretion system (T3SS)-type pore required for flagellar assembly.), with translation MEKGIQGLKNKTKEAISSKYLVVILLTSLFFLLFSSSPAHCLTLPTFQVGFENTEDPSKVATVLEVILLLTILSVAPAILLMTTSFTRLIVVFGFLRQAIGTQQMPPNQVLIGLALFLTFFIMYPVWNEANVNSIQPYLRDEISLKTALDRVQKPIREFMFRQTREADLKLFTNMAGITNPNTKDDIPTFVLIPAYMISELKTAFEIGFVLYIPFLIIDMVVASVLLSMGMMMLPPVLISLPFKLLLFVLVDGWHLLIGSLVKSFF, from the coding sequence GTGGAAAAGGGGATTCAGGGGTTAAAGAACAAAACGAAGGAGGCAATAAGTAGCAAATACCTTGTTGTCATTTTATTGACATCTCTTTTCTTCTTACTATTTAGTAGCAGCCCAGCTCACTGTCTCACACTTCCCACCTTTCAAGTAGGGTTTGAAAATACTGAAGATCCATCCAAAGTGGCAACTGTCCTAGAGGTCATATTGCTACTGACAATCCTGTCTGTGGCACCTGCCATCCTTCTTATGACTACCTCATTTACGAGGCTCATAGTGGTATTTGGATTCTTAAGGCAGGCTATAGGGACTCAACAGATGCCTCCCAATCAGGTCCTCATAGGGCTGGCCCTCTTTCTCACTTTTTTTATTATGTATCCAGTGTGGAACGAGGCCAATGTGAATTCCATTCAACCCTATCTGAGGGATGAAATAAGCTTGAAGACGGCCCTTGATCGTGTCCAAAAACCCATCAGGGAATTTATGTTCAGGCAGACACGAGAGGCGGATCTTAAGCTCTTTACAAATATGGCTGGTATAACCAATCCCAACACCAAGGATGATATACCTACATTTGTCCTCATTCCGGCATATATGATAAGTGAGCTCAAAACTGCCTTTGAGATAGGTTTTGTCTTATACATTCCCTTTTTGATAATAGACATGGTAGTGGCAAGTGTACTTCTTTCCATGGGTATGATGATGCTCCCACCAGTATTGATCTCACTTCCTTTTAAACTCCTTTTGTTTGTACTGGTGGATGGTTGGCATCTACTCATAGGTTCCTTGGTGAAGAGCTTTTTTTAA
- a CDS encoding FliO/MopB family protein, giving the protein MDSVTFPLLIKTIGALSIILGMLLAFNYAVRRWGACLPGKGSKDEQIHVVSTKQILPKKYISIVRVADNELILGISDAGINLLGELNRGKGDSGVKEQNEGGNK; this is encoded by the coding sequence ATGGATTCAGTAACCTTCCCCCTGCTCATAAAGACTATAGGGGCCCTCAGCATTATCTTGGGCATGCTCCTTGCATTTAACTATGCAGTAAGAAGATGGGGAGCGTGTCTGCCAGGCAAGGGCTCAAAGGATGAGCAAATTCACGTGGTATCCACGAAGCAGATTCTCCCCAAAAAATACATATCTATAGTGAGAGTAGCAGATAATGAGCTCATTCTTGGTATTTCAGATGCAGGTATCAATTTATTGGGGGAGTTAAATCGTGGAAAAGGGGATTCAGGGGTTAAAGAACAAAACGAAGGAGGCAATAAGTAG
- the fliN gene encoding flagellar motor switch protein FliN: MLSQEELDKLLEEGIDEQEGEGSLDAKSGSEGQQDAQQKTEVGDSKDGQESSTEDVSWDDAFKEAAQGGDEAAKKALDQGQVGSEGPKETDSEKDVAPNFSDFGQETSKKGVEHPDLDFILDIPLDVSVELGRAKLRIKDLLQLGQGSVVELNKLAGEPAEIYVNHKLMAKGEIVVVNEKFGVRLTEIISPSDRVKSLG; the protein is encoded by the coding sequence ATGTTGTCACAAGAGGAATTAGATAAGCTTTTGGAAGAAGGGATTGACGAACAGGAGGGTGAAGGCTCTCTAGATGCCAAGAGTGGGAGTGAAGGCCAACAGGATGCCCAACAAAAGACTGAGGTCGGGGATAGTAAGGATGGACAAGAATCAAGCACAGAAGATGTAAGTTGGGATGATGCCTTCAAAGAAGCTGCACAGGGTGGCGATGAAGCTGCTAAGAAGGCATTGGATCAAGGTCAAGTAGGCTCAGAGGGGCCTAAAGAGACAGACTCAGAGAAAGATGTGGCACCCAATTTTTCAGACTTCGGACAAGAGACTTCCAAAAAGGGGGTAGAACACCCGGACCTCGATTTTATTCTGGATATCCCACTTGATGTGTCAGTTGAGCTAGGACGCGCCAAATTGAGGATAAAGGACCTTCTACAGCTTGGACAGGGGTCTGTTGTAGAGCTCAATAAATTGGCAGGAGAGCCAGCGGAAATTTACGTAAACCATAAGCTCATGGCAAAAGGCGAGATAGTAGTGGTTAATGAGAAGTTCGGAGTGCGGTTGACAGAGATTATTAGTCCATCTGATAGAGTTAAGTCTTTGGGATGA
- the fliM gene encoding flagellar motor switch protein FliM encodes MAQVLSQEEIDALLGGLDDLASEEPEESSKAEQSPDGIQPYDFTNAARLTRVRFPAFDVINDYFNRGLRTTLSSILRVVVDSTVVPTEIITFKEFLRRVPVPSNIHVLKMEPLRGHVLMVVDSQIVFSIVEIFLGASQFGQMRVEGREFTSIEQRLIKKVVNALLSDLERAWRPIYPVTLQYVRSEINPQFAKVAQDDDTVLVSKYQLELEEVTGFMTLCIPLTILQPIKNKLQTSFQGEESTDPQWRQGIILNLRQTELDFVVPLGKATISGAELLDLDEGDIIQLDTNVDDLLLAYVQGLPKFKGSPGIKRGHRAFKIESLILNPDDL; translated from the coding sequence ATGGCCCAGGTATTGAGTCAAGAAGAAATAGATGCCCTGTTGGGGGGGCTTGATGACTTAGCGTCAGAGGAGCCAGAAGAAAGTTCCAAGGCTGAACAGAGCCCTGATGGGATTCAACCATATGATTTTACTAATGCTGCAAGGCTAACTCGCGTTCGATTCCCGGCATTTGACGTAATAAACGACTATTTCAATCGTGGACTGAGAACCACACTTTCTTCTATTCTGAGGGTAGTTGTCGATAGTACAGTTGTTCCCACAGAGATAATAACATTCAAGGAGTTTCTAAGGCGGGTACCTGTACCTAGTAATATTCATGTTCTCAAGATGGAACCGCTAAGAGGCCATGTGCTCATGGTGGTGGATTCTCAGATCGTATTTAGTATTGTGGAGATTTTTTTGGGAGCATCTCAGTTTGGGCAGATGCGGGTAGAGGGTCGAGAATTCACCTCTATTGAGCAGAGGCTAATCAAAAAGGTAGTCAATGCCCTCTTGTCCGATCTTGAGAGGGCCTGGAGACCAATTTATCCTGTCACGCTCCAGTATGTGAGGAGCGAGATTAATCCGCAGTTTGCCAAAGTTGCCCAAGATGATGACACTGTTCTGGTGAGTAAGTACCAGCTCGAACTGGAAGAAGTGACAGGATTCATGACTCTGTGTATTCCATTAACCATATTACAACCGATTAAAAACAAGTTGCAGACCTCATTTCAAGGAGAGGAGTCCACAGATCCCCAATGGAGGCAGGGAATAATTCTCAATCTAAGACAGACAGAACTTGATTTTGTTGTCCCGCTTGGAAAGGCCACAATCTCTGGCGCTGAATTATTGGATTTGGATGAAGGAGATATAATTCAGCTTGATACAAATGTAGATGATTTGTTACTGGCATATGTCCAGGGACTTCCCAAATTTAAAGGTTCTCCAGGAATAAAGAGGGGACATAGGGCATTCAAGATCGAAAGCCTGATCTTGAATCCTGACGACTTATAG